The proteins below are encoded in one region of Ostrinia nubilalis chromosome 3, ilOstNubi1.1, whole genome shotgun sequence:
- the LOC135087886 gene encoding small ribosomal subunit protein mS40, translating to MNIMALRINIRTLINKVVLADSRITSFKLYSDKPEETSAEDDSEKTVDPSKDRTKIIPVEISMKYLQSSAYKQTYGDKPVWTLYRRNHKGGFAPRKTRKSCVRNGVISTGNPCPICRDEYLVLDHKNTKLLQQFISEYTGQILDAFNTGLCQKKHKELLVAIERAWDQGYLTYDVPFREYDYSLYNKSGVSQ from the exons ATGAATATTATGGCACTTCGAATCAATATTCGCACATTAATTAACAAAGTCGTTCTAGCTGATTCAAGAATAACAAGTTTTAAATTATATTCTGATAAACCTGAAGAAACATCAGCTGAAGATGACAGTGAAAAAACTGTCGATCCATCTAAAGACAGAACTAAGATAATTCCAGTTGAAATAAGtatgaaatatttacaaagtTCGGCATACAAGCAGACGTATGGTGACAAACCAGTTTGGACCCTTTATCGCCGAAATCACAAAGGTGGTTTTGCACCAAGGAAAACGCGAAAGTCTTGCGTTAGAAATGGAGTAATATCTACTGGTAACCCTTGCCCGATATGTCGCGATGAATACTTGGTTCTAGACCATAAAAATACTAAGTTACTGCAGCAGTTTATATCAGAATATACTGGACAG ATTTTGGATGCTTTCAATACTGGATTATGTCAGAAGAAACATAAAGAACTGTTAGTTGCTATTGAAAGAGCCTGGGATCAAGGATACCTAACCTATGATGTACCATTCAGAGAATATGATTACTCTTTGTACAACAAAAGTGGCGTGTCACAGTAG